One window of Agromyces rhizosphaerae genomic DNA carries:
- the galE gene encoding UDP-glucose 4-epimerase GalE produces the protein MNWLVTGGAGYIGAHVVRALEAEGLGTVVLDDLSSGRRAFVPEGVPLVHGSILDGPLVDRTLHEYDIAGVIHVAGFKYAGVSVQQPLHTYRQNVTGTANLLAAMQERGVERIVFSSSAAVYGTPDVDLVTEDTPKSPESPYGESKLIGEWMLRDQGVATGLAHTSLRYFNVVGSGTPDVYDVSPHNLFPLVFDALLDGRTPRINGDDYPTPDGTCVRDYLHVADLAAAHVVAAKRLADDLPIEPVYNLGSGDGVSVGEIMRAVAEVTGIDFTPEIAARRPGDPARIVASGELAARDLDWRMRYSLAEMVRSAWEARRAAGGGGS, from the coding sequence GTGAACTGGCTGGTCACCGGCGGCGCCGGGTACATCGGGGCGCACGTCGTGCGCGCGCTCGAGGCGGAGGGGCTCGGCACGGTCGTGCTCGACGACCTCTCCTCCGGACGACGGGCGTTCGTGCCCGAGGGGGTGCCGCTCGTGCATGGCTCGATCCTCGACGGGCCGCTGGTGGACCGCACCCTGCACGAGTACGACATCGCCGGCGTGATCCACGTCGCCGGCTTCAAGTACGCCGGGGTCTCGGTGCAGCAGCCGCTGCACACCTACCGCCAGAACGTCACGGGCACCGCCAACCTGCTCGCCGCGATGCAGGAGCGGGGCGTCGAGCGCATCGTCTTCTCGTCGAGCGCCGCGGTGTACGGCACGCCCGACGTCGACCTCGTCACCGAGGACACGCCGAAGTCGCCCGAATCGCCGTACGGCGAGTCCAAGCTGATCGGCGAGTGGATGCTGCGCGACCAGGGCGTCGCGACGGGCCTCGCCCACACCTCGCTGCGCTACTTCAACGTGGTCGGATCCGGCACGCCCGACGTCTACGACGTGAGCCCGCACAACCTGTTCCCGCTGGTGTTCGACGCGCTCCTGGACGGCCGCACCCCGCGCATCAACGGCGACGACTACCCGACGCCCGACGGCACCTGCGTGCGCGACTACCTCCACGTGGCCGACCTGGCCGCCGCCCACGTGGTGGCGGCGAAGCGCCTTGCCGACGACCTGCCCATCGAGCCGGTCTACAACCTCGGATCGGGTGATGGCGTCTCGGTGGGCGAGATCATGCGCGCGGTCGCCGAGGTCACGGGCATCGATTTCACCCCGGAGATCGCGGCGCGGCGCCCGGGCGACCCGGCGCGCATCGTGGCGTCGGGCGAGCTGGCCGCGCGCGACCTCGACTGGCGCATGCGGTACTCGCTCGCCGAGATGGTCCGGAGCGCCTGGGAGGCGCGTCGCGCGGCCGGGGGAGGCGGTTCCTGA
- a CDS encoding glycosyltransferase produces MPSVSVALCTRDGAAHVAEQLDSIARQAVGQVDWVVSDDDSRDRTIAIVAEVARGLEHEVRILRNDPPLGVTANFEQALAATTGDLIALSDQDDVWHPEKLARMVAEFDKRPGLLLLASDARLVDGAGEPTGELLLDTIYLGAADRARIHDGDTWVVQLRRNVLTGATMLLRRELLELARPFPSSWVHDEWLATIAAAVGEVDVLEEPLIDYRQHGGNQIGAESLGWAGRMRRLREPRDARNARLLARAEALAGRLPEVPGIAPERVAEAADKLAHERVRSALPAARWRRVAPVVREWRTGRYGRFGLGAQDILRDLVQPVG; encoded by the coding sequence GTGCCCAGCGTCTCCGTCGCCCTCTGCACGCGCGACGGCGCGGCGCACGTCGCCGAACAGCTCGACTCGATCGCCCGGCAGGCCGTCGGCCAGGTCGACTGGGTGGTGTCCGACGACGACTCGCGCGATCGCACGATCGCGATCGTGGCGGAGGTCGCGCGCGGCCTCGAGCACGAGGTCCGCATCCTCCGCAACGACCCGCCGCTCGGCGTCACCGCGAACTTCGAGCAGGCGCTCGCCGCGACGACCGGCGACCTCATCGCGCTGAGCGACCAGGACGACGTGTGGCACCCGGAGAAGCTCGCCCGCATGGTCGCCGAGTTCGACAAGAGGCCGGGCCTGCTGCTGCTCGCGAGCGACGCGCGCCTGGTCGACGGTGCGGGGGAGCCCACCGGCGAGCTGCTGCTCGACACGATCTACCTGGGTGCGGCCGATCGCGCACGCATCCACGACGGCGACACCTGGGTCGTGCAGCTGCGCCGCAACGTGCTGACCGGCGCGACCATGCTGCTCCGCCGCGAGCTGCTCGAGCTCGCACGCCCGTTCCCGTCGTCGTGGGTGCACGACGAGTGGCTCGCGACGATCGCCGCGGCCGTGGGGGAGGTCGACGTGCTCGAGGAGCCGCTGATCGACTACCGCCAGCACGGCGGCAACCAGATCGGTGCCGAGTCCCTCGGCTGGGCGGGGCGGATGCGGCGACTGCGCGAGCCCCGCGACGCGAGGAACGCCCGTCTGCTCGCCCGTGCCGAGGCGCTCGCCGGGCGGCTGCCCGAGGTGCCCGGCATCGCCCCCGAGCGGGTCGCCGAAGCAGCCGACAAGCTCGCGCACGAGCGGGTGCGCTCCGCGTTGCCCGCGGCCCGGTGGCGCCGTGTCGCGCCTGTGGTGCGGGAGTGGCGCACGGGACGGTACGGGCGGTTCGGCCTGGGGGCGCAGGACATCCTGCGCGACCTGGTGCAGCCGGTCGGCTGA
- a CDS encoding HAD-IIB family hydrolase — MHTTPRLVAFDLDDTLAPSKSPMDPRMADLLVDLLGVAEVCIISGGQIAQFTAQVIERLPQADAATLERLHLMPTCGTQYYRHELGEWQRQYAEELTDDERGRALAAVEAAARALGYWEAETWGPILEDRGSQVTFSALGQAAPVHAKAEWDPTNEKKNTLRDAVQLELPDLEVRSGGSTSVDITRRGIDKAFGMRRLVEVSGIGLGEMLFVGDRLDEDGNDYPVKRLGVSCIAVEGWEDTLDVIEGILARAAGAAESVA; from the coding sequence ATGCACACGACTCCCCGGCTGGTCGCATTCGACCTCGACGACACCCTCGCGCCCTCGAAGTCGCCCATGGACCCGCGCATGGCGGACCTGCTGGTCGACCTGCTCGGCGTCGCCGAGGTCTGCATCATCTCGGGCGGCCAGATCGCGCAGTTCACCGCGCAGGTCATCGAGCGGCTGCCGCAGGCGGACGCCGCCACGCTCGAGCGGCTGCACCTCATGCCGACGTGCGGCACGCAGTACTACCGGCACGAGCTCGGCGAGTGGCAGCGCCAGTACGCCGAGGAGCTCACCGACGACGAGCGAGGGCGCGCGCTCGCGGCGGTCGAGGCCGCCGCACGCGCGCTCGGCTACTGGGAGGCCGAGACCTGGGGGCCGATCCTCGAGGACCGCGGCTCGCAGGTGACGTTCTCGGCGCTCGGGCAGGCAGCTCCGGTCCACGCCAAGGCCGAGTGGGACCCGACGAACGAGAAGAAGAACACCCTGCGCGACGCGGTGCAGCTGGAGCTGCCCGACCTCGAGGTGCGCAGCGGCGGCTCGACCTCGGTGGACATCACGCGGCGCGGCATCGACAAGGCGTTCGGCATGCGCAGGCTGGTCGAGGTCTCGGGCATCGGGCTGGGCGAGATGCTCTTCGTCGGCGACCGCCTCGACGAGGACGGCAACGACTACCCGGTGAAGCGACTGGGCGTCTCCTGCATCGCCGTCGAGGGCTGGGAGGACACGCTCGACGTGATCGAGGGCATCCTCGCGCGCGCCGCGGGCGCGGCCGAGTCGGTCGCCTGA
- a CDS encoding glycosyltransferase family protein produces the protein MTPTDLPINQKQSELYRRLAAGDHADGPRGTIAFCVSTDDLDEGKGDVYVALGLAKYLQRLGWGVRLWPASSWCDPMPRVDVAIAMVESFVPGLVDEHTSVVAWVRNWTERWMELPYLDVFDGVWASSTASAEALRARTGGDVPVVPIAVDLELFAPADEAPETRFAAMTTVNFWGADREIMDAIDGLPETRSVMWFGANGEHLRLPQHAEHGGILDFFALPSAYAASSVVLDDVIPPAKRYGNHNSRLFESIAAGALPVTNARDGLDELGLDEVPVYSDSATLDAALGAAAGPEGTELAAKLGAVVRERHSYERRAEALDPLLIGLRDAAARGTGRPSALLAWAAGLQANLMRAESERDAFLADARAVGTERNALQAELGAVRGESALLRARLEAVTSARSYPYYRAAQRAYGLLLRVGRRLLGR, from the coding sequence GTGACCCCGACAGACCTCCCCATCAACCAGAAGCAGTCGGAGCTCTACCGGCGGCTGGCCGCGGGCGACCACGCCGACGGGCCTCGCGGCACCATCGCGTTCTGCGTGTCGACGGACGACCTCGACGAGGGCAAGGGGGACGTCTACGTCGCGCTCGGGCTCGCGAAGTACCTCCAGCGCCTGGGCTGGGGGGTACGGCTCTGGCCGGCGAGCAGCTGGTGCGACCCGATGCCGCGGGTCGACGTCGCGATCGCCATGGTCGAGTCGTTCGTCCCCGGCCTGGTCGACGAGCACACCAGCGTCGTGGCCTGGGTCAGGAACTGGACCGAGCGCTGGATGGAGCTTCCGTACCTCGACGTGTTCGACGGGGTGTGGGCGTCGTCGACGGCATCCGCCGAGGCGCTGCGCGCCCGCACCGGCGGCGACGTGCCGGTGGTGCCGATCGCGGTCGACCTCGAGCTGTTCGCACCCGCGGACGAGGCCCCGGAGACGCGATTCGCGGCAATGACCACGGTGAACTTCTGGGGCGCCGACCGCGAGATCATGGACGCGATCGACGGGCTGCCCGAGACGCGCTCGGTCATGTGGTTCGGGGCGAACGGCGAGCACCTGCGACTCCCGCAGCACGCGGAGCACGGCGGCATCCTTGACTTCTTCGCGTTGCCCTCGGCGTATGCCGCTTCCTCGGTCGTGCTGGACGACGTCATCCCGCCGGCGAAGCGGTACGGCAACCACAACAGCCGCCTGTTCGAGTCGATCGCCGCCGGCGCGCTGCCGGTGACGAACGCGAGGGACGGCCTGGACGAGCTCGGCCTCGACGAGGTGCCGGTCTACTCCGACTCGGCGACGCTGGACGCGGCGCTGGGCGCCGCCGCCGGACCCGAGGGCACGGAGCTCGCCGCGAAGCTGGGAGCGGTCGTGCGCGAGCGCCACTCGTACGAGCGACGGGCCGAGGCGCTCGACCCGCTGCTGATCGGCCTGCGGGACGCCGCCGCGCGCGGCACCGGCCGACCCTCGGCGCTGCTCGCGTGGGCCGCGGGCCTCCAGGCCAACCTGATGCGTGCCGAGTCCGAGCGCGACGCCTTCCTGGCCGATGCCCGGGCGGTCGGCACCGAGCGCAACGCGCTCCAGGCCGAGCTCGGCGCCGTCCGGGGCGAGTCCGCGCTGCTGCGCGCACGGCTCGAGGCGGTCACCTCCGCCCGCTCCTACCCGTACTACCGGGCCGCGCAGCGCGCCTACGGCCTCCTGCTGCGCGTCGGCCGACGTCTCCTGGGGCGCTGA
- a CDS encoding GlxA family transcriptional regulator yields MLQTVACIALPQLAPFEFGVICEVFGIDRTEQGGPTFDFHVVAAEPGTLPTKLGFDLVVKEDLSFAETADLVAVPATIVDSPTHPEVLRVIREAVDRGAWVLSVCSGAFTLGQAGVLDGRRCTTHWMYTEALQRRFPRSEVDPDVLFVQDERVVTGAGTAAGIDAALHIVRTELGAEAANVVARRMVVPPQRDGGQSQFVQRPVPEVRADSLAEVTDWMLEHLDEDLTVDALARRALMSPRTFARRFRAATGTTPTAWLNRQRLLRAQQLLETTDLSLEEIARDTGFGAAAVMRHHFVKVLQTTPTAYRRTFSQRVAS; encoded by the coding sequence ATGCTCCAGACCGTCGCCTGCATCGCGCTCCCCCAGCTCGCGCCGTTCGAGTTCGGCGTCATCTGCGAGGTCTTCGGCATCGACCGCACCGAGCAGGGCGGGCCCACCTTCGACTTCCACGTCGTGGCCGCCGAGCCGGGCACGCTGCCCACGAAGCTCGGGTTCGACCTCGTCGTGAAGGAGGACCTCTCGTTCGCCGAGACGGCCGACCTCGTCGCCGTGCCGGCCACGATCGTCGACTCCCCGACCCACCCCGAGGTGCTCCGCGTCATCCGCGAGGCGGTCGACCGGGGCGCCTGGGTGCTCTCGGTGTGCAGCGGCGCATTCACGCTCGGCCAGGCCGGCGTGCTCGACGGCCGCCGCTGCACCACCCACTGGATGTACACCGAGGCGCTCCAGCGCCGGTTCCCCCGCTCCGAGGTCGACCCCGACGTGCTGTTCGTGCAGGACGAGCGGGTCGTGACCGGCGCGGGCACGGCCGCGGGCATCGACGCCGCGCTGCACATCGTGCGCACCGAGCTCGGCGCCGAGGCCGCCAACGTCGTCGCCCGCCGCATGGTGGTGCCGCCGCAGCGCGACGGCGGCCAGTCGCAGTTCGTGCAGCGCCCCGTGCCCGAGGTGCGCGCGGACTCCCTCGCCGAGGTCACCGACTGGATGCTCGAGCACCTCGACGAGGACCTGACCGTGGACGCGCTCGCCCGGCGCGCCCTCATGTCGCCGCGCACGTTCGCCCGGCGCTTCCGCGCCGCGACCGGCACCACACCCACCGCCTGGCTGAACCGCCAGCGGCTGCTGCGCGCGCAGCAGCTGCTCGAGACCACCGACCTCTCGCTCGAGGAGATCGCGCGCGACACCGGGTTCGGCGCCGCGGCCGTCATGCGCCACCACTTCGTGAAGGTGCTGCAGACCACGCCGACCGCCTACCGGCGCACGTTCAGCCAGCGCGTCGCGTCGTGA
- the manA gene encoding mannose-6-phosphate isomerase, class I, which translates to MFVAIGNTPRDYAWGSHTAIAELLGTEASGGPEAELWLGAHAGSPARVLAGEAGAPGDLRAFIAAAPERALGPDIARLGARLPFLLKVLAADAPLSLQAHPDLERARLGFAREEAEGVDVDAFDRNYRDAFHKPELIVALSETFDALCGFRPLEESLELVDELAAADAASRDAAPGALALLRARLSEDDGLRETVEWLLRDGRGGDTGEASWVVERVVALAPALAADQRSRFAPAYATVVDLAAHYPGDPGIVISLLLNRVTLRRGEALYLPAGNMHAYLRGLGIELMAESDNVLRGGLTPKHIDVGELVDVLDFSPLPVPYLHPERTGPGVDTFRPDVPDFVLHRVEAADAPGTPIPLEGPAIALCVSGDAAVAGAHGRATLARGASVYVTPDEGPLTVTGDGLVFVASVGAGYA; encoded by the coding sequence ATGTTTGTGGCGATCGGCAACACCCCCCGCGACTACGCGTGGGGTTCCCACACCGCGATCGCCGAACTGCTCGGCACCGAGGCCTCGGGCGGCCCCGAGGCCGAGCTCTGGCTCGGTGCGCACGCCGGTTCGCCCGCGCGCGTGCTGGCGGGGGAGGCGGGGGCCCCAGGGGACCTGCGCGCCTTCATCGCCGCAGCCCCCGAGCGGGCGCTCGGGCCGGACATCGCCCGGCTGGGGGCCCGCCTGCCGTTCCTGCTCAAGGTGCTGGCCGCCGACGCGCCGCTGTCGCTGCAGGCGCACCCCGACCTCGAGCGGGCGCGGCTGGGGTTCGCGCGCGAGGAGGCCGAGGGCGTCGACGTCGACGCGTTCGACCGCAACTACCGGGACGCGTTCCACAAGCCGGAGCTGATCGTGGCGCTGAGCGAGACGTTCGACGCGCTCTGCGGCTTCCGTCCGCTCGAGGAGAGCCTCGAGCTCGTCGACGAGCTGGCCGCGGCCGATGCCGCGAGCCGCGACGCGGCGCCGGGGGCGCTCGCGCTGCTGCGTGCGCGCCTGTCGGAGGACGACGGGCTGCGCGAGACGGTGGAGTGGCTGCTGCGCGACGGGCGAGGGGGAGACACCGGGGAGGCGTCCTGGGTGGTCGAGCGGGTGGTCGCGCTCGCGCCGGCGCTCGCCGCGGACCAGCGCTCGCGCTTCGCGCCCGCGTACGCCACCGTCGTCGACCTCGCCGCGCACTACCCGGGCGACCCCGGCATCGTCATCTCGCTGCTGCTGAACCGCGTCACGCTCCGGCGCGGCGAGGCGCTGTACCTGCCGGCGGGCAACATGCACGCCTACCTGCGGGGGCTCGGCATCGAGCTGATGGCCGAGAGCGACAACGTGCTGCGCGGCGGGCTCACGCCGAAGCACATCGACGTCGGCGAGCTCGTCGACGTGCTCGACTTCTCGCCGCTGCCCGTGCCCTACCTCCACCCGGAGCGCACGGGCCCGGGCGTCGACACGTTCCGTCCCGACGTGCCCGACTTCGTGCTGCACCGTGTGGAGGCGGCGGATGCCCCGGGCACGCCGATCCCGCTGGAGGGGCCCGCGATCGCGCTCTGCGTGAGCGGCGACGCCGCGGTCGCCGGCGCGCACGGGCGCGCGACCCTCGCCCGCGGTGCGAGCGTCTACGTCACGCCCGACGAGGGTCCGCTGACGGTGACGGGCGACGGGCTGGTGTTCGTCGCGTCGGTGGGCGCGGGCTACGCCTGA
- a CDS encoding O-antigen ligase family protein, producing the protein MADPIAPALRRFLGSARFAQALTLAILGVGFATHALRSLIGWPGLIAVVVALVALAGVSLVARWQAVDWYGVLPLSLLVFVGWAAASVLWSEYPATTVVRVGYLIAFGLLGLYVALARDTIQVVRAAGDVLRVLLGASLALEVLSGVLIDLPIPFLGIDGNLVAGGPVQGLFGTRNLLGFVALVAALTFVVEWRTRSVRRPTAIASMVLAGAMVLLSGSPTTFVSLTVLLVATVALYGLRRADPRARWRWQIGLVTGGIVALAAGFAARVRIIELLDARGEFDVRLATWREMSRYLDMNPMQGWGWAGIWPTSPPYSWIALATGRPHASGLSAYVDVYFQLGVIGTVLFAGMLGLALVRAWLLASARRAVVYVWPALVLVVIAVTSFAESYALVEGGWMLIVICAVKAARDMSWRDAWKPELAPAL; encoded by the coding sequence ATGGCCGACCCGATCGCGCCGGCACTGCGACGCTTCCTCGGCTCGGCCCGGTTCGCCCAGGCGCTCACGCTCGCGATCCTGGGCGTGGGGTTCGCCACGCACGCCCTGCGCAGCCTCATCGGCTGGCCCGGGCTCATCGCCGTCGTCGTCGCGCTCGTGGCGCTCGCGGGCGTCTCGCTCGTCGCACGCTGGCAGGCGGTCGACTGGTACGGCGTGCTCCCGCTCTCGCTGCTCGTGTTCGTCGGCTGGGCCGCGGCATCCGTGCTCTGGAGCGAGTACCCCGCGACCACCGTCGTGCGGGTCGGCTACCTCATCGCGTTCGGGCTGCTCGGCCTCTACGTCGCGCTCGCGCGCGACACGATCCAGGTCGTGCGCGCGGCCGGCGACGTGCTGCGCGTGCTGCTCGGGGCCTCGCTCGCGCTCGAGGTGCTGTCGGGAGTCCTGATCGACCTCCCGATCCCCTTCCTCGGCATCGACGGGAACCTCGTCGCGGGCGGCCCGGTGCAGGGCCTCTTCGGCACCCGCAACCTCCTCGGGTTCGTGGCGCTCGTCGCCGCGCTCACCTTCGTGGTCGAGTGGCGCACCCGGTCGGTCAGGCGCCCGACCGCGATCGCCTCGATGGTGCTCGCGGGGGCGATGGTGCTGCTCTCGGGCTCGCCGACCACGTTCGTCTCGCTCACGGTGCTGCTCGTCGCCACGGTGGCGCTGTACGGGCTGCGCCGGGCCGACCCGCGGGCCAGGTGGCGCTGGCAGATCGGGCTGGTCACGGGCGGGATCGTCGCACTCGCGGCCGGATTCGCGGCACGCGTGCGCATCATCGAGCTGCTCGACGCACGCGGCGAGTTCGACGTGCGGCTGGCGACCTGGCGCGAGATGAGCCGCTACCTCGACATGAACCCGATGCAGGGATGGGGCTGGGCCGGCATCTGGCCGACCTCCCCGCCGTACAGCTGGATCGCGCTCGCCACGGGCAGGCCGCACGCGAGCGGCCTGAGCGCGTACGTGGACGTGTACTTCCAGCTCGGGGTGATCGGCACGGTGCTCTTCGCGGGCATGCTGGGCCTCGCGCTCGTGCGCGCGTGGCTGCTCGCATCCGCCCGCCGTGCCGTCGTCTACGTCTGGCCCGCGCTCGTGCTGGTCGTGATCGCCGTGACCTCGTTCGCCGAGAGCTACGCGCTTGTCGAGGGGGGCTGGATGCTCATCGTGATCTGCGCAGTCAAGGCCGCGCGCGACATGAGCTGGCGCGACGCCTGGAAGCCCGAGCTCGCGCCCGCGCTCTGA
- a CDS encoding acyl-CoA dehydrogenase family protein, with protein MTFEPLASDFYAYESLLSEREREALAELRAWLEADVRPVIDDYWERAEFPMQLVEPLAGTGAMSFAWDETAPFENSAVFRGFVALELARVDASISTFVGVQSGLATGSLAVAGSPEQRREWIPKLASGELIGAFGLTEPLSGSDSARGLRTTARREGDEWVLNGEKRWIGNATFSDITIIWAKDVADGQVKGFIVPTDTPGYSASKIEGKISLRAVQNADIVLEDVRVPERLRLQRADSFRATASVLRLTRAEVAWSAVGVAIGAYEAALAYAKTRDQFGKPIASHQLVQDLLVKCLGNITASLGMVVRVSEMLDRGEQRDEHSALAKSYATARMRETVAWAREAMGGNGIVLEHGAARFFADAEALYSYEGTREMNTLIVGRAITGSAAFV; from the coding sequence ATGACCTTCGAGCCCCTGGCCAGCGACTTCTACGCCTACGAGAGCCTCCTCTCCGAGCGCGAGCGCGAGGCGCTCGCGGAGCTCCGTGCCTGGCTCGAGGCCGACGTGCGCCCGGTCATCGACGACTACTGGGAGCGCGCCGAGTTCCCGATGCAGCTGGTGGAGCCGCTCGCCGGCACCGGCGCCATGTCGTTCGCCTGGGACGAGACGGCGCCGTTCGAGAACTCCGCGGTCTTCCGCGGGTTCGTCGCGCTCGAACTCGCCCGCGTCGACGCCTCGATCAGCACCTTCGTCGGCGTGCAGAGCGGGCTCGCGACCGGATCGCTCGCCGTGGCGGGCTCCCCGGAGCAGCGGCGGGAGTGGATCCCGAAGCTCGCCTCGGGCGAGCTGATCGGCGCGTTCGGGCTGACCGAACCGCTGTCGGGCTCGGACTCCGCCCGGGGGCTGCGCACGACCGCGCGCCGCGAGGGCGACGAGTGGGTGCTGAACGGCGAGAAGCGCTGGATCGGCAACGCCACCTTCTCGGACATCACCATCATCTGGGCCAAGGACGTCGCCGACGGGCAGGTCAAGGGCTTCATCGTGCCGACCGACACCCCCGGCTACAGCGCGTCGAAGATCGAGGGCAAGATCAGCCTCCGCGCCGTGCAGAACGCCGACATCGTGCTCGAGGACGTCCGCGTCCCCGAGCGGCTGCGCCTGCAGCGCGCCGACTCGTTCCGGGCCACCGCATCGGTGCTGCGGCTCACCCGCGCCGAGGTCGCCTGGAGCGCCGTCGGCGTGGCCATCGGCGCCTACGAGGCCGCGCTGGCGTACGCGAAGACCCGCGACCAGTTCGGCAAGCCGATCGCCTCGCACCAGCTCGTGCAGGACCTGCTCGTGAAGTGCCTGGGCAACATCACCGCGTCGCTCGGCATGGTCGTGCGCGTGTCCGAGATGCTGGACCGCGGCGAGCAGCGCGACGAGCACTCGGCGCTCGCGAAGTCGTATGCCACCGCCCGCATGCGCGAGACCGTGGCCTGGGCGCGCGAGGCGATGGGCGGCAACGGGATCGTGCTCGAGCACGGCGCCGCCCGCTTCTTCGCCGACGCGGAGGCTCTGTACTCCTACGAGGGCACCCGCGAGATGAACACACTCATCGTCGGACGCGCCATCACCGGCAGCGCCGCGTTCGTCTGA
- a CDS encoding O-antigen ligase family protein, translated as MTDARARISARAGSPPWLGAAIRWYAAFAFFTAFAGQFWRNLLGWWGFGIVAGAVIAGAVVLLAMVRPTWNWRNVSKSAVGFVGLAALSVAWSAYPWTTVLMVAILAGTAVAGVALGLCLTWAEFLRALASALAWILALSLVFELWVAVVVGEPLLPNFVDYGGADVPAAFYWSRDLLFAGGPIEGIVANRNLLGMIALLGLVVFTIQARTMGYRRDRAIGWIVVAVLTLALTRSATVLLAAVVVAVVLGFALWARRRTSRGRLPVYLAAMGSLAAAVLTVVLAWTPLLGLLGRSEDATGRLDIWASVLGLIAERPVLGWGWTGYWAPWTEPYAGLAVRNGVEYLQAHDAWLDVWMQLGVVGLAVFAVLVLGTLTRSWFVAVDRPEVDFGAGTGYRASAFMPLLLMAALIAQSIGESRILIEGGWMLLVALAFLTKRRRFAGEPMP; from the coding sequence ATGACCGACGCGCGCGCCCGCATCTCCGCGCGCGCAGGCTCACCGCCGTGGCTGGGCGCTGCGATCCGCTGGTACGCCGCGTTCGCGTTCTTCACCGCGTTCGCGGGGCAGTTCTGGCGCAACCTGCTCGGCTGGTGGGGCTTCGGCATCGTCGCGGGCGCCGTGATCGCCGGCGCGGTGGTGCTGCTCGCCATGGTGCGGCCGACCTGGAACTGGCGGAACGTGTCGAAGTCGGCCGTGGGCTTCGTGGGGCTCGCCGCGCTGTCGGTCGCATGGTCCGCCTACCCGTGGACCACCGTGCTGATGGTCGCGATCCTCGCCGGCACCGCGGTCGCCGGCGTCGCCCTGGGGCTCTGCCTCACCTGGGCCGAGTTCCTGCGCGCGCTCGCGTCCGCGCTGGCCTGGATCCTCGCGCTGTCGCTGGTCTTCGAACTGTGGGTCGCGGTCGTCGTGGGCGAGCCGCTGCTGCCGAACTTCGTCGACTACGGGGGCGCCGACGTGCCCGCCGCGTTCTACTGGTCTCGCGACCTGCTGTTCGCGGGCGGCCCCATCGAGGGCATCGTCGCCAACCGGAACCTGCTCGGCATGATCGCGCTGCTCGGGCTCGTCGTCTTCACCATCCAGGCGCGCACCATGGGCTACCGCCGCGACCGCGCGATCGGATGGATCGTCGTGGCCGTGCTCACGCTCGCGCTGACGCGCTCGGCGACGGTGCTGCTCGCGGCCGTGGTCGTCGCCGTGGTGCTCGGCTTCGCGCTCTGGGCCCGGCGCCGCACGTCGCGGGGGCGGCTGCCCGTCTACCTCGCCGCGATGGGATCTCTGGCCGCCGCCGTCCTGACGGTCGTGCTGGCGTGGACCCCGCTGCTCGGCCTCCTCGGGCGCAGCGAGGATGCGACCGGGCGACTCGACATCTGGGCGTCGGTGCTGGGGCTCATCGCCGAGCGGCCAGTCCTCGGCTGGGGCTGGACCGGGTACTGGGCCCCGTGGACCGAGCCCTACGCGGGGCTCGCGGTGCGCAACGGCGTGGAGTACCTGCAGGCGCACGACGCCTGGCTCGACGTCTGGATGCAGCTCGGCGTCGTCGGCCTCGCCGTGTTCGCCGTGCTCGTGCTCGGCACGCTGACCCGGTCCTGGTTCGTCGCCGTCGACCGCCCCGAGGTCGACTTCGGAGCGGGAACCGGGTACCGCGCGAGCGCGTTCATGCCCCTGCTGCTCATGGCGGCGCTCATCGCGCAGTCCATCGGCGAGAGCCGCATCCTGATCGAGGGCGGCTGGATGCTGCTGGTCGCGCTCGCCTTCCTGACCAAGCGGCGCCGGTTCGCCGGCGAGCCGATGCCGTAG